One window from the genome of Jiangella alba encodes:
- a CDS encoding ABC transporter permease encodes MARYLALRVAQSLLTVFLIVSTVFVLVRLAPGDPAAAIGGPTATTEDLQAIREELGLVGSVPQQYWHFVTGLVQGDLGLSYSFRQPALDVVLDRLPYTITLAGAAILLTALIAIPLGIFTARRANSGWDVGANIGTIAGQSMPEFWTGIMLLTLLSVVVPIFPASGFTSWSALVLPAVTIALLQIALISRLVHREMAGNLSAPYVTVARSRGVAERALTWRYAFANSSIPVVTALGTRFAAMLNGVVVVEVVFAWPGIGSLVVRALETRDYPLIQATVLVTSLLAIGVQLLVDLLYPLFDPRVRVGKAVSR; translated from the coding sequence ATGGCGCGCTATCTGGCCTTGCGGGTCGCGCAGAGCCTGCTCACGGTGTTCCTCATCGTCTCGACGGTGTTCGTGCTGGTCCGGCTGGCGCCGGGCGATCCAGCCGCCGCCATCGGCGGGCCGACGGCCACGACGGAGGACCTGCAGGCCATCCGCGAGGAGCTCGGCCTGGTCGGGTCCGTCCCGCAGCAGTACTGGCACTTCGTCACCGGCCTGGTCCAGGGCGATCTCGGCCTGTCCTACTCGTTCCGCCAGCCGGCGCTCGACGTCGTCCTCGACCGCCTGCCGTACACCATCACGCTGGCCGGCGCCGCCATCCTGCTGACGGCGCTCATCGCCATCCCGCTGGGCATCTTCACCGCCCGCCGGGCGAACAGCGGCTGGGACGTCGGCGCCAACATCGGCACCATCGCCGGGCAGTCGATGCCGGAGTTCTGGACCGGCATCATGCTGCTCACGCTGCTCTCCGTGGTGGTGCCGATCTTCCCTGCGTCCGGGTTCACGTCGTGGTCCGCGCTGGTGCTGCCGGCGGTCACCATCGCACTGCTGCAGATCGCACTGATCTCCCGGCTGGTGCACCGCGAGATGGCCGGTAACCTCTCGGCTCCCTACGTGACGGTGGCACGGTCGCGCGGCGTCGCGGAGCGGGCGCTGACCTGGCGTTACGCGTTCGCCAACTCCTCCATCCCGGTGGTGACGGCGCTCGGCACCAGGTTCGCGGCCATGCTCAACGGGGTCGTCGTGGTCGAGGTGGTGTTCGCCTGGCCCGGCATCGGCTCGCTGGTGGTGCGGGCGCTGGAGACCCGCGACTACCCACTGATCCAGGCGACGGTGCTGGTCACCAGCCTGCTCGCCATCGGCGTCCAGTTGCTCGTCGACCTCCTGTACCCGCTGTTCGATCCGCGGGTGCGCGTCGGAAAGGCGGTGTCGCGATGA
- a CDS encoding four-carbon acid sugar kinase family protein, giving the protein MGEPVVLIADDLTGAAESAAAFALRAPRIVGLDTWRSLRASHTSGVVAVDTDSRYVSPELAAERCRAVLALLPPGGVVVKKIDSTLRGPLAAEVAALRELGGLLVVSPALPALGRTVVGGVVLVDGVPLERSAAWAAEPRPAPTSVAEALAPLPVVVVSLAAVRGGADTLATALRVAADGHQVAVCDAETDDDLDRIVAAAPAAAGDLPVRWAGSAGLAHALARAQVAADARLPGRPPGVAGSAGGWPGGSSGGTPGGVAAAGGPPGSPPGVAAGGRGQLGSPPGVAAGAGGRPGPLSAGPILFVVGTAAAAARAQLAALAEHVETVVELDPDELTGLADPPDPADPAAPAGRAAPADPAAPAGRAEPAAPAGPVGRAAPAGPVGRAAPADPVGRAAPAGPADPAEPAGPAGMAGIAHDLAGRTAGRTAVVHLADAAGAARSPAAVEALARVIAPAAREHPALVLTGGETARAVLVALGAVELHVREAWDDGVVVSATPDGRIVVTKPGAFGDPHALVRIAERLTGTRQSHVEHSPHEEDT; this is encoded by the coding sequence ATGGGAGAACCAGTGGTCTTGATCGCCGACGACCTGACCGGTGCGGCGGAATCCGCCGCCGCCTTCGCCCTGCGCGCTCCGCGCATCGTCGGCCTCGATACATGGCGTTCCCTGCGCGCATCGCACACGTCCGGCGTGGTCGCCGTGGACACCGACTCACGTTATGTCAGCCCAGAGCTGGCCGCCGAACGGTGCCGCGCGGTGCTCGCCCTGCTGCCGCCCGGCGGCGTTGTGGTCAAGAAGATCGACTCGACGCTGCGCGGGCCGCTGGCGGCCGAGGTGGCGGCGCTGCGCGAGCTGGGCGGGCTCCTCGTGGTCTCGCCCGCGCTGCCCGCGCTCGGGCGCACGGTCGTCGGGGGCGTGGTGCTGGTCGACGGCGTGCCGCTCGAGCGGTCCGCGGCGTGGGCGGCCGAGCCGCGGCCGGCGCCCACCTCGGTGGCCGAGGCGCTGGCGCCGCTGCCGGTGGTGGTGGTCTCGCTTGCCGCGGTGCGCGGCGGCGCGGACACTCTGGCGACGGCGCTGCGCGTGGCGGCGGACGGCCACCAGGTCGCGGTCTGCGACGCCGAGACCGACGACGACCTGGACCGCATCGTCGCGGCTGCGCCGGCGGCTGCCGGTGACCTGCCGGTCCGCTGGGCCGGGTCGGCCGGGCTGGCGCATGCGCTGGCCCGCGCGCAGGTGGCGGCCGACGCCCGTCTGCCGGGGCGACCACCTGGTGTGGCCGGGTCGGCTGGCGGGTGGCCGGGCGGGTCGTCGGGTGGAACGCCGGGTGGGGTGGCGGCGGCCGGCGGGCCGCCGGGGTCGCCGCCGGGTGTGGCGGCTGGCGGGCGTGGTCAGCTTGGGTCGCCGCCGGGTGTGGCGGCTGGCGCGGGCGGTCGGCCGGGGCCGCTGTCGGCCGGGCCGATCCTGTTCGTCGTCGGGACGGCCGCAGCGGCGGCGCGCGCCCAGCTCGCGGCGCTGGCCGAGCACGTCGAGACGGTGGTGGAGCTCGATCCCGACGAGCTCACTGGCCTCGCCGATCCCCCCGATCCCGCTGATCCCGCCGCGCCTGCTGGGCGCGCCGCACCTGCCGATCCCGCCGCGCCTGCTGGGCGCGCTGAGCCTGCCGCGCCCGCTGGTCCCGTTGGGCGCGCCGCGCCCGCTGGTCCCGTTGGGCGCGCCGCGCCCGCTGATCCCGTTGGGCGCGCCGCGCCCGCCGGGCCCGCTGATCCCGCCGAGCCTGCTGGTCCCGCCGGCATGGCCGGAATCGCGCACGACCTCGCCGGCCGCACCGCCGGGCGCACGGCCGTCGTCCATCTTGCGGACGCCGCCGGGGCGGCACGGTCGCCGGCGGCGGTCGAGGCGCTGGCGCGGGTGATCGCGCCGGCCGCCCGCGAGCATCCGGCGCTCGTGCTCACCGGCGGCGAAACCGCGCGTGCCGTCCTCGTCGCCCTCGGGGCCGTCGAGCTGCACGTCCGCGAAGCGTGGGACGACGGCGTCGTCGTCAGCGCCACGCCTGACGGCCGGATCGTCGTCACCAAACCCGGCGCGTTCGGCGATCCGCACGCGCTCGTGCGCATCGCCGAACGCCTCACCGGAACCCGGCAGTCGCACGTCGAGCACAGCCCGCACGAGGAGGACACATGA
- a CDS encoding ABC transporter substrate-binding protein, giving the protein MNGNARQRRGLSRRELLRAGFAAGAGIALGPALAACAGPTGTSGAGTLTLALNRSLVSLDNKLNQFDAHVTVQRAVRQALTRIGDGLRAEPVLAESFELASPTAWRVRLRPEAVYSDGTPVAVADVSAALQMYQQVEASFVGNQFPEWPTVQQVDDRTFDLVTQRPLVGLDSLMSNILITPAAANLPEELADGVGSGPYVVTQANRGTGDYTLAANPDYWGPAPGVEQVRIRFLPEETSRVLALRSGEVDVIDSISPDSAEQLDGLPGISLLQAQGTRLVQLFYNFRKPPEHPLSKASVRQALSLAVDGESLVRDVLLDSVTPTNGVVPLSLDGAVEVGRFEFDPRKARQMLDAEGVDDLELTVIWESGEFASDAYVMEAIAQMLGDIGVRVHLRQFEPGGDLPTWRQGRGGDFDIIGNGYGNQTGLALTSLKGLFGGTPEMEQTGDAFMGFVYDDIAGGIGAAAAETDDQRRSTLLSDVQQSIWDLWPTMWAFTQDVLLAHRDTVSGLDLLPINSYDLAAVRLEEG; this is encoded by the coding sequence ATGAACGGCAACGCACGGCAGCGCCGCGGCCTCAGCCGCCGCGAGCTGCTGCGGGCCGGCTTCGCGGCCGGCGCCGGCATCGCGCTCGGCCCGGCGCTCGCGGCCTGTGCCGGCCCCACCGGCACGTCCGGCGCCGGCACCCTGACGCTGGCGCTGAACCGATCGCTGGTCAGCCTGGACAACAAGCTCAACCAGTTCGACGCGCACGTCACGGTCCAGCGGGCCGTGCGGCAGGCACTCACCCGCATCGGCGACGGCCTGCGCGCCGAACCGGTGCTGGCCGAGAGCTTCGAACTCGCCTCGCCGACGGCTTGGCGCGTGCGGCTGCGCCCCGAGGCGGTGTACTCCGACGGCACACCGGTCGCGGTGGCCGACGTCAGCGCGGCGTTGCAGATGTACCAGCAGGTCGAGGCGTCGTTCGTCGGCAACCAGTTCCCGGAGTGGCCGACGGTGCAGCAGGTCGACGACCGTACGTTCGACCTCGTCACGCAGCGGCCGCTGGTCGGGCTCGACTCCCTCATGAGCAACATCCTCATCACCCCGGCGGCCGCCAATCTGCCCGAGGAACTGGCCGACGGCGTCGGCAGCGGGCCGTACGTGGTCACGCAGGCCAACCGTGGCACCGGCGACTACACGCTGGCGGCGAACCCCGACTACTGGGGCCCGGCGCCCGGCGTGGAACAGGTGCGCATCCGGTTCCTGCCCGAGGAGACCAGCCGGGTGCTGGCGCTGCGCAGCGGCGAGGTCGACGTCATCGACTCCATCTCACCCGACTCCGCCGAGCAACTCGACGGCCTGCCCGGCATCAGCCTGCTACAGGCTCAGGGCACCCGGCTCGTGCAGCTCTTCTACAACTTCCGCAAACCTCCGGAGCACCCGTTGTCGAAGGCGTCGGTGCGGCAGGCGTTGAGCCTGGCCGTCGACGGCGAGAGTCTCGTGCGCGACGTCCTGCTCGACAGCGTCACGCCGACGAACGGTGTCGTGCCGCTGAGCCTGGACGGCGCGGTCGAGGTCGGCCGGTTCGAGTTCGACCCCCGCAAGGCCAGGCAGATGCTCGACGCCGAGGGCGTCGACGACCTCGAGCTGACGGTCATCTGGGAGTCCGGCGAGTTCGCGTCCGACGCCTACGTCATGGAGGCGATCGCACAGATGCTCGGCGACATCGGGGTCCGGGTGCACCTGCGCCAGTTCGAGCCGGGCGGCGATCTCCCCACCTGGCGGCAGGGCCGCGGCGGCGACTTCGACATCATCGGCAACGGCTACGGCAACCAGACCGGCCTGGCGCTGACCAGCCTCAAGGGTCTGTTCGGCGGCACGCCCGAGATGGAGCAGACCGGCGACGCGTTCATGGGCTTCGTCTACGACGACATCGCCGGCGGCATCGGCGCGGCCGCCGCCGAGACCGACGACCAGCGCCGATCCACCCTGCTCAGCGACGTCCAGCAGTCGATCTGGGACCTCTGGCCGACCATGTGGGCGTTCACGCAGGACGTCCTGCTCGCCCATCGCGACACCGTGAGCGGCCTCGACCTGCTGCCCATCAACTCCTACGACCTCGCCGCCGTGCGGCTCGAGGAGGGGTGA
- a CDS encoding ABC transporter permease, protein MTTHTQAARPSAVTADRLKASAAALRRRASRLKIVLGAVLAGVVVVPILLANVLPLPDPLEQDLSQRRLPPFTDGHLFGTDQLGRDLLSRILHGGQVSLTIGVLAVLVSGVVGVIAGAAAGYYGGRVDAVVSRLLEAQMSVPLLLLLLLVVALFGPSITVITLVIAFAQWPEPARLTRAMVLVEREKPYVAAARVLGLRRAAVLVRHVVPNIINQVVVVMLLLLAQAVLLESALSFLGAGVERPHPTWGRIISDGQGYITTSWWLVTLTGMVIVLLVVGVNLLGDGLRDRVSRSRAAKGESR, encoded by the coding sequence ATGACGACGCACACGCAGGCCGCCCGGCCGAGCGCCGTCACAGCCGACCGGCTCAAGGCCTCGGCGGCGGCGCTGCGCCGGCGGGCCAGCCGGCTCAAGATCGTCCTCGGCGCGGTGTTGGCCGGCGTCGTCGTCGTGCCGATCCTGCTGGCCAACGTGCTGCCGCTGCCCGACCCCCTGGAGCAGGACCTCTCCCAGCGCCGGCTGCCGCCGTTCACCGACGGTCACCTGTTCGGCACCGATCAGCTCGGCCGCGACCTGCTGTCGCGCATCCTGCACGGCGGCCAGGTGTCGCTCACCATCGGCGTCCTGGCGGTTCTGGTGTCCGGCGTGGTCGGCGTCATCGCCGGCGCCGCGGCGGGCTATTACGGCGGCCGGGTCGACGCGGTCGTGTCGCGCCTGCTCGAAGCCCAGATGTCGGTGCCGCTGCTGCTCCTGCTGCTGCTCGTGGTGGCACTATTCGGCCCGTCCATCACCGTCATCACGCTGGTCATCGCGTTCGCGCAGTGGCCCGAACCGGCCCGGCTGACCCGGGCGATGGTGCTGGTCGAGCGGGAGAAGCCGTACGTCGCCGCGGCGCGGGTGCTCGGCCTGCGCCGGGCGGCGGTGCTCGTGCGTCATGTCGTGCCGAACATCATCAACCAGGTCGTCGTGGTCATGCTGCTGCTCCTGGCGCAGGCGGTGCTGCTCGAGAGCGCGCTGAGCTTCCTCGGCGCCGGGGTCGAGCGGCCACACCCCACGTGGGGGCGCATCATCTCCGACGGCCAGGGCTACATCACCACCTCATGGTGGCTGGTCACGCTGACCGGCATGGTCATCGTGCTCCTGGTGGTCGGGGTGAACCTGCTCGGCGACGGGCTGCGCGACCGCGTGTCCCGGTCGCGTGCGGCGAAGGGAGAGTCGCG
- the pdxA gene encoding 4-hydroxythreonine-4-phosphate dehydrogenase PdxA — protein sequence MKTPLVAVTMGDGAGVGPEVVVRALADPEVRSLCRPVVVGDLRRLRDAARITGVEVEARAIDGPEDAAFEPGTIDVVDLGLLPADLPYGELSAVAGDAAYQYVKVASELAVAGRVQAICTAPLNKEALHAGGHPYPGHTELLAELCGVDEVSMMLSTPTVKVIHVTTHIGLVDAIERIDDALVERTIRRGDATLRDAGLARPRLGVCGINPHAGENGLFGRGEEAEKIVPAVERCRADGLDVHGPLPADTAFFLAGRGDYDLIVAMYHDQGHGPVKVLGLEAGVNISVGLPVIRTSVDHGTAFDIAGTGRADAGSMIEALRQAAALAPSP from the coding sequence ATGAAGACACCACTGGTCGCCGTCACCATGGGCGACGGCGCCGGCGTCGGCCCCGAGGTCGTCGTACGGGCGCTGGCCGACCCAGAGGTGCGGTCGCTGTGCCGGCCGGTGGTCGTCGGCGATCTCCGGCGGCTACGCGACGCCGCCCGCATCACCGGGGTCGAGGTCGAGGCGCGGGCCATCGACGGGCCCGAGGACGCCGCGTTCGAGCCGGGCACCATCGACGTCGTCGACCTCGGGCTGCTGCCGGCCGATCTGCCGTACGGCGAGCTGTCGGCGGTCGCGGGCGACGCGGCGTACCAGTACGTGAAGGTGGCCAGCGAACTGGCCGTCGCCGGGCGGGTGCAGGCCATCTGCACGGCACCGCTCAACAAGGAGGCGCTGCACGCCGGCGGTCACCCGTACCCCGGGCACACCGAGTTGCTGGCCGAGCTGTGTGGTGTCGACGAAGTGTCGATGATGCTGTCGACGCCCACGGTGAAGGTCATCCACGTCACCACCCACATCGGGCTGGTCGACGCCATCGAGCGGATCGACGACGCGCTGGTCGAGCGGACCATCCGGCGCGGCGACGCCACTCTGCGCGACGCCGGCCTGGCCAGGCCGCGGCTCGGCGTGTGCGGCATCAACCCGCACGCCGGCGAGAACGGGCTGTTCGGCCGCGGCGAGGAGGCCGAGAAGATCGTCCCGGCGGTGGAACGGTGCCGTGCCGACGGCCTCGACGTGCACGGCCCGCTGCCCGCCGACACCGCGTTCTTCCTGGCCGGCCGCGGCGACTACGACCTGATCGTGGCGATGTACCACGACCAGGGGCACGGCCCGGTGAAGGTGCTCGGGCTCGAAGCGGGCGTGAACATCAGCGTCGGGCTGCCGGTCATCCGCACATCCGTCGACCACGGCACGGCGTTCGACATCGCCGGCACCGGCCGCGCCGACGCCGGTAGCATGATCGAGGCTCTGCGCCAGGCGGCCGCGCTCGCGCCGAGCCCGTAG